The segment CCAAGGCCGGCATAAATGTGTATGTGCTTGACACAGGCATTCGAACCACCCACAAAGAGTTCTCGGGCCGCGCCGTATGGGGAGCCAATTTTGTCCCTGGCTCTCCTAACAGGGACGAGAACGGGCATGGCACGCATGTTGCTGGCACTATTGGCGGGAAAACCTTCGGTGTGGCCAAGAATTGCAATCTCATTGCCGTCAAGGTGTGCGACAAAAACGGTCAGACTACTGCATCCATGGGACTGCAGGGTTTACAGTGGGCTGTCAATCATGCCAAGTCTAAAGGTCTTGCCAAGAAGAGCGTTATCAACATCTCCATCACTGGCGACTACAGCGCTGCTGCTAACAGCTTTATTAAGGCTGCTACTGATGCTGGTCTTACTATTGTCGTCTCAGCTGGCAATAAAGGTGATGACGCCTCATTCTACTCACCATCCTCTGCCCCATCTGCTATTACTGTCGGCGcttctgatgctgatgaCTGGCGCACTCCGTGGTCAAATTTTGGCTCTTCGGTTGACATCTTTGCGCCTGGTACTGGTATCCTAAGCTCATGGCACCTGAGCGACAGTAGTAGTAGGTATCTTTCAGGGACGAGTATGGCCGCGCCACATGTTGCTGGTCTCGCGGCATATTTTTTCTCAAACGAGAGGATTGAGGGTTATGCTGCTGTTACTAGACGTATTCTTGATGCTGCTATAAAAGATTCTGTGATAGACGCTATGGGTAGTAGTAATCGTCTTGCTTATAACGCCAATGGCAAATAAGGAAGCGGGAGATTTACAAAGGCTTCAAACAAAGTCAATCTAATCTtcattttatttttatataaaatctCTCAAATTCTGTTCGTCTTTTTAAGAGCTAGCTTTTTTATAGACTTATACTAAACAGTGTTAATAGCATCAGAAATTATTCTTTCACTAAAGGGCATCACCTAGTACTACAGTCCCGCTGTGGTTCTGGCAGAACCACAGAGCGCGGTGGGGTTGGGGTAAAATTCGCGGCGCCGTGATTGGCCCGAGGGGTCCGGCGCACGGGTCATTCCGCCAGGACTACAGTTCCGCTAGAACTACCAGCCCGGGAATGCCCCGGCACTGACATGCGCTCAGCATATTTCAACCACAATTGGATGGTACTGGGAAATTAGTTTTGCAATGCTGTTCGCATGGGCGGAACTCGACAGGTGGGAGCAATCAGATCGTAATTTATCCCTGAAAGTTGCGGACTTGCAGAGCTAGCAGCTTGTAGGACTTGCAGACAAGCGACGAACTGGCGAAGGGCTGGCGGAAGACTAGCGGAGGACTAGCGGAATTGCGGGAGCTGTCGGTAGCGGCATGAAACAACCCTCCCTTACTCGACAACATGGTCGCTCCAATTGCATAACCAGACAGGAAACTACCTCAGTCCAACAAAGGCGCTTCTATAATTTGACTTTTTTACTAATCACTGTCAACGAGGGCCATGAGAAAGAAAGTCATTTAGGGCAGAGAATCAGAGTCTGGCATCCGCTAAGTTAGGAGGAGACTAAGATAGGAAATAGAGATATGCATGCTGGGGGTGCGTACTCGGATATAATGTTTCTTCTAACTATGCTTAATTGTGCGGAgtttctattatatattgGTAATAGAGTTGTGGAGGGGAGGGCGGAGTTATAGGGGAGATACAGCGGATTTACAGTGAAGAGACTTAGTTTTTGCTAACCTTTAAGTATCTCAAGAGCAGACTAGCCTAATTCGGTGCGATTTCGTTACTTTTACCATCATAACTTCATCCTATCAACatcttaataattatacgGAGCAAAGAAGTCTCGCCGCGGCTACAATCTCCTTACTTACAAGCTTAAAAAGCATTATCAGAAGTCAAGAGCTATTTGAAGATTATAGAGAGCTTTTGTGATCGAGTCTTGTATCAAATACCACGAGTAATAGTAATAGAGGCCTCACTGTGATCTTTAGAGAATTAAGTCAAAATCTAAAAGCCGTCACTAAACAAATGTTCGATCGGGAGCGCGTGGAGCTGGCGGAAATTACAGAGCAAGAACGCGCTAAATGGATACCTGGTGCCTCACGTGAGTCGATTAATGGCGCCGTAAAAATTCGTGTGTACTTTTGGATGGGGAAGGTGCGGCTTACTTTCATCCACCCCTGCCCCTATTCCAACGACCCCCACGCCCCCAGTTCAAAATACAACTTCAATTGCGGACAAGGGGGGCTATGCCTTTCACGCGCGGCAGCCGGCTTTGGATTAGCCTCTATTGAGCCAATGGAACCATAACATGTTGGCTGTAGGAACGATATCAGCTAAAAAGACAGCTCGTCGCTCGAACATCGACCAAGAAGTTTTTACTTTGAGgttttagtattaattactattaaatctttattattattattttccGAATCTCGCCGCACTTAGCTCTGCTTTCGACCAGGCGCCCTTTTGCCATTATGGTCAAAAACGTAGTTATCCTCGGCGCCGGATTTGCTGGTCTGCCGCTGGCCCACAAACTACTTAAGGACACCATCTCTAAAGTCAAAGATGCCAAACTCATACTCATTTCGGCGTCTACTCATCTCTATTGGAACTTAGCCGCGGTCCGGGCCGTGGTGCCAGATGAGGTCCCTGAGGACAAGCTATTCCGCCCAATCGAGGAGGGGTTCGTCAAGTACCCATCGTCTCAGCTCGAGTTGGTCTTTGGCGAGGCAAAGACAGTTGATATTGATCAGAGTATAGTCACCGTCAATATTGATGGCGACGAGCGGACTATCCCATATGAGCAGCTGATCCTCGCGACCGGCTCATCTCTCTCCACGAACTTGCCCTTGAAACACATTGGCTCTACAGAGGCAACCAAGGCAGCACTTCATGACCTCCAAAATAAGATCAAGGCTGCGAAATCGATAGTGGTTGCAGGGGATGGCGTCACCGGTGTCGAGACTGCCGGAGAGTTAGCACATGCGTACGGCGACAAGAAAAGTATTACCTTTATCGTCAGAAATGATTGGCCCCTCCCAGGCCTGTTGCCTTCTGTGGGCAGggccgctgagaaggagctCATCAATATGAAGGCAAAAATCATCCACAATGCCTCTGTTATAGAGGTGAAGGACctagggttaggatagggttatATTAGGCTATGGAAAGCTATCTTGCTCAGgtgctatttatataaggatTTGTAGAGAGTATAAAAGAGAGATATATAAAGGagataagaaagaaataagaaagataataagaaataaagatagagagataaaagaggtaaaagagatatatatataagaaggtTAGATAAGAGtataagtaagatataaataagaaagaaatagAGATAGGAAAGagataaaaataagaaagagaTAGGGATAAGAAAGAGATagagataagaaagataTAAAGATTAGAAAGAGATAGAGGTAAAAAAGAGATAGAGGTAAAGGAGAAATAGGAAAGAGAGAAATAGGGAAAAGAGATAGGTTAGGAAGAAAGATAGGTTAGTATCTAGGAGTGTGTTCTCCTAGGTAGATCTCGAGCTATAGAGGCAGCTGAGATAGCCCTAGTCTTAGTTAAGGTAAGGCCAATAGTTGAGTCTAGCTGTGAGGCTGCAAAGGGACCTAAGAGCTCTTGGAGCTTCTTGTAGGTCTGTGAGGTCTCCTGATCCATAAGGCCGCCTGCTGAGAAGATAAGAGGGTGGAAAAAGGCTCCAAGAGACTGATATTTCCGCCTTTTCTCACTAGCTGCTTCCTGACCTGGTCGCCAGTCCGGGTGCGTTTCGCCGTGAACCACAATGGCGggtggggttggggttaaCTCTGATGTAAGCTGATTCGTCCAAAGAGCTGGGTGCTCGGGCCATTCACCGCTAACCGCAGTTCACGGCAGACCACCAGCCAAAAGGGCCCAGCCGAgagctaaccccaagcttaACCCCAAGGTCAACTTAACCCCCAGATCATCAGGTTAAAAATGAAACAACCAGGATTAACATCACCGCTAGCAACGACAAAAAGCAAACAGGTTAGAATTAGAGTTCACACTATTAACAACAATTCGTTTgtttatttatctatttatCTATCTAGCTATTGATTTATTTATCTATGTCCCTCAATCTATCAGTCAATCGATCAATCAATGCCGCTAGTCCCCAATCCCAATAGCAATTATAATCACCATAATGATGATAATACCGAGGCAGGAGGAGGCCAGGTCATCCAACTATGCAAAGAGCTCGATGTTCTCATCTGCCTCCTCTGCCCAGTGGCTATCAAGCCCGGTATAGATCAGGTCGAGCATCACTACCGCAACCGCCACAAGACAGCCGGGAGGCAACTGCGGGAGGTCATCGCATTCGCCGCCTCTTTCTCCCCGTCAGGCTCGCAGCCACTGGCGCTTCGAGACCCGACCGACAAGGACATAGAGCTGCCGGCCGATGGGGGACCACCGATCCCAGGGCTGGAGACATACGCAGGTTTCAGCTGCAAGAGCTGCCGGTACCTGGTCTCCAGTCCGGGCGTCGTTCTGGCAGAACgacacttggggttagcgAGATTGTATGGAGATCCGGGGTAGTGCACGGACCATTCCGCCAGGACAACGTTCCGCCAGGACAACGGCGATGATTGGGGCAATGGACTTTTCACAGTCAGCAGGGAATTAACCCTGAATGCCAATGACAGCAGAGAGTGAGAGATAACCCCAAGTAAACAGGAAATCAATGCATTTATAAAAATGCTAAGAAGTAATTGCGTGGCCCTACAGGTAAAAGTAGATAATTTAGAATAGAGTTTAATTACATATTACTACAGCAATAGCAAAAAGCAAGTTTGTATTTATATAAACAAAAGGTACACCAGCTTTATTAAATAGCAAAAGAGTATAACCAGTCTGTTCACAGACCAGCAAACATCAGCGGCAAAGCAGGGGACTAACCAAGTGCACCATGATTGACAGTACAGCAGACCACATGATCCAGCTGTGCGAGCAGCTGAAGATGTTAGTTTGTCTACTTTGCGAGGCAGCTATCAAGCCCGAACCGGCTCAGGTAGAGCGTCACTATCGCAATTGCCATAAGACTATCGGACAGCCGCTGCAAGAAGTCATCGCGTTTGCCGAATCGTTCTCGTCGTCAGGATGGCGCCCCCAGGCACTAAAAGACCCGACAGATGAGAACATAGAGCTGCCACCAGATGGAAGCCCGCCCATCCCCGGACTAAAGACATACAAGGGACTCAGCTGCGAGAGCTGTCGATTTCTAACCCGCAACAGTCGGAATCTCGCCACGCACGAGACCCGCGCGAGGCACCACGGGCTGCGGGTCAGCGGCAGGGGGCGGAGGAACGGCCGGGCGACGGTGATGCTTCAGTCGCTGCGCAAGGCTCCGCACGCAAGGTACTGGATCGTCAATCCGGCCGCAGTATGGGCCGACCGCGGCGGCGACAATAGCAGCAGTACGGCCGAGGAGGGAGATGGTGGCGGTGATGGTGACACTGACGGTGACACTGTACTGCTACAGACCGTCCGGGCGTGCGAGAAGGATCTgaaggaggcggaggtggaACGGCAACGTCAGGTAGAGGCACCGGGCGGAGTTGACACTGAGTCGAGATGGGTGCAGTTTATGAAATGGTCGGCGCACTTGCAGCAGAAGGACAAACCGATGCTGTACCAGGCAGGACTATCACCGGCTTCTGCCGCAGTTGAGCAGCGGATGTGGCCCCGCGAGCGCCGTGAAGCGAACCAGAGGCTACGTGAGTTGACCGAGAGCTTCCGGCGCGAGCTTGGCCGTTGCATGGAGAGGCTGGATAAGGTGCCGGACGAAACGCTCGagtggctcggcagcattGACCCGACTAAGCCAGTATCGACCCCGTTCGGCCGAAAGCAGAAGTCAGATACGATGGATAGGTACAGTGCGTGCTGGCAGCGGTACTTGTGCTATTGTGTCCGGATCCAGCCGCTTGGGCGCGACGGAGCTAAGACAGAGCACGGTATCCGATTTACGGAAGAGCAGTGGAATTCTCTGGCCGATATCATCCAGCGACTTGATACTGTTGctgacaagaagaacaagcagGGGCAGCAGCAGGTCATGAAGGACAGCAGAGAAGGAGAtagagaagagggagaagaagaagaccccGATAAGAAGGCACTTGACGAGGCCGTCTTTAACTTCTGCATCAAGTCAATTAAGCAGAAGCTTGGGAGGAAGCAGTATCACAACCCGCTGCTCCACTTTACGGCCATACTGGGTATCAAGGAGGATGGCACGTGGGTGCCGTCCCACACACATACCCGGTTTCTCGCCGGCTTCTTATGGTGCGGGCGGATTCTAATGCTAGAGCACTTCTTTAAGGATGACCCGTATGACTCCGAGGACTCGACTTGCGACACGAGTTTTGCGGCTATCGATCGGTTCCAGAAGGGTCATCGCGATTGGCTCGCAACCGGCTCATACACACCGTTCAGCGCTATTATTCAGTGGATGACGTACGGACGGGGCTACCGCAATCAGGAAGGTGGGCAAGCGAGGGTGCTATGGGACAGTGATGGCACGACTCTCAACTATCTGGGCGATAAGATCACCGTGGACAGCTTTCAGCAGACGGCGCAGGCGCTCGTGCGGGAAGCCGAGGGCTGGCTCGACAAACTTACGGGCTGGCTCGACAAACTTACGGGCGGACAATGGAGTCAGATCCGCGAGACGATAAGGCTACGGGACATCGCCGATAGCTTGGTGTTCGAGGGCCCAGGGCGGTCATTCGCGACGAACCGGAAGAATGCATGGCTGAAGCCGGGTGCCGAGAAGTTGACAAGGCTGGTAGGCGCGACGCTGTGGAAGATCGTCGATGCAGGGAACGGCGGTAGTCGGGTCGAGTGCCGGAGACGGGCGATAGAGGAGTATCTTGGTTGGCTGCGGCAGTTCCGGTCAAGCATGTTCCCGGTTGTGCATGTGTGGGGGGGACAGCCCGGGCGAGGTCCGGAGGTGTCAACGCTGAAGCACTGCGACACCGAACAGCTGCCGAAGAACGTGCTCGTCTTTGACGGGCAGGTGGTGCTCATCACAGACCGGGACAAGAGCAAGGGCTTGAATGGCAAGCAAG is part of the Fusarium oxysporum Fo47 chromosome VII, complete sequence genome and harbors:
- a CDS encoding peptidase S8/S53 domain-containing protein — translated: MKLTTALFAFTGLAGLALGKAVIQNIGVNDEVVVPNSYIIIYKSSATPRDRKKHEEAINKKAKGNGKEGIIETIELDGFNGYIAKMTSSELKDVVNSDLVASIEKDTILNLTAVAAPSFGPLRKRAYIQQLNSPWGLARISQRSNKRGLDARYYYDTTTKAGINVYVLDTGIRTTHKEFSGRAVWGANFVPGSPNRDENGHGTHVAGTIGGKTFGVAKNCNLIAVKVCDKNGQTTASMGLQGLQWAVNHAKSKGLAKKSVINISITGDYSAAANSFIKAATDAGLTIVVSAGNKGDDASFYSPSSAPSAITVGASDADDWRTPWSNFGSSVDIFAPGTGILSSWHLSDSSSRYLSGTSMAAPHVAGLAAYFFSNERIEGYAAVTRRILDAAIKDSVIDAMGSSNRLAYNANGK